The Drosophila biarmipes strain raj3 chromosome 4, RU_DBia_V1.1, whole genome shotgun sequence genome includes a window with the following:
- the LOC108036003 gene encoding transcription initiation factor TFIID subunit 3 isoform X3 has protein sequence MADKYASDLALVVIAQITQTIGYSCTLSAPLELLQDIMQKFTQEFARDLHCNMEHANRIEPSLRDAQLSMKNLNINIQELLDYIGNVEPVGFTRDVPHFPIRKAINMNFLKPGSAETLTRPVYIFEYLPPMQDPEPRESQSEAQREFFQKQELVSKAEFNVTSSAEKLSTNQVDSSSPNAVINFSSNFLDSDVGRSVREMSSVVMTTGGFISPAIEGKLPEPFIPDIIEKFKGLDAPPPSLIAVSHLEHSEKELITSEKDAVNTRTINSETKNFNHNAVLLISDSADASLLYSSNSLPMSSALTATISKKNRKPKPDLAIEHGQIVKSNISFGKSQEKSQRKALKMFQKLSKSQNDASNSQILNMKKSKKRVNHGNSLSDPSKVNIEKMFKKQNRHKQKSVQLETQTLSDFPIEADMNTENFIAADIPCAEPVVLKQIEIGSQSSVFPVQPGGIQQTQVSLQSKKNASEPERSKLDIFKKISKPRTPRQDGGATQVPPGIGVRVFGSTMPVSTLISLPSGTTITPTPPVGQTPEDANNPNSKINQYGVLGQKLSSPKDDIEMSTINPIKAKKRGRKPGGKNLVKQTHFTSHSLIESSKKEKSTRVGAFKLASSETLVSQNSLSVSMPTEPLNLSSTDQASIEYLPNFHAKKERKKYKLKFDTGLPQNVKDFNNVFSETTSSTVTSSIHLMKQKNEAPCPDSLMTAPNTLSNTSLYPGNQTGMVPLLPLLHFPPRPGLIPSGPGLFPAVTGLVGFGNNNNTVGIAPFIAFPGTEGSVADTVRCPPIKDSADTGNDQLLRRSGQMDLQIDRNYCNVAPLVPDSMKFSECKPVSCGNTDMENTFTPSKFKAKPSVQASGNLGDPIEVSDDSDESIQNRQIVQKKSPLTSPNHAKSSLVQSQHQTFATPSPLCEDKNQMDLRNVLPNTSPSESIKKLKKSVKLNLPDVKNFIQIAPSQSSFPQFNLPNFIGGDKFSLAGGADLIPLARIDCGSAYSSHKVPSSSLTGGVASGVIPILPNHISEDQQFMPTFPNYEDISITPTGALSLDPKVRKHHKKPKKIKEGKIKKKKDKKDKSKRKDRVALASNKSDRKIKGLDKKQKKEKKKDKEKQILIQIPEVDEFSRAPFINNLDYGFTQSVPASTPVLKTSPMSVKPPLSATCAMSPKIQQSPSQIPKLTLKLSGKSTTCPEKEKDTTDAVKVSQPTMFPVENKERERDNSPELARFSPLVTGPPKNKQSDTHLLGISSAGPLLNICSGNSMKVIQEPFPMATRTSQISTSQNSSSSAGWMSNPSNSNVASSTLSASSVLLPQQLMLTSNTTMNNSLSSGGPKSCSLSSPANVPEENSHIAETNRPSSYVDAEGNRIWICPACGKVDDGSAMIGCDGCDAWYHWICVGITFAPKDNDDWFCRVCVTKKRVHVSEKKKRRNKKK, from the exons ATGGCAGACAAATATGCTTCAGACTTGGCTCTTGTTGTTATTGCGCAGATAACACAAACTATAGGTTACAGCTGCACACTGAGTGCCCCATTAGAGTTGTTGCAAGACATAATGCAGAAGTTTACGCAGGAGTTTGCCCGAGATCTGCACTGTAATATGGAACATG caaATCGGATCGAGCCCAGTCTTAGAGATGCACAGCTCAGTATGAAAAATCTTAACATTAATATTCAAGAACTGTTGGATTACATTGGGAATGTGGAGCCTGTCGGTTTCACCAGGGATGTGCCCCATTTTCCCATCAGAAAAGCTATAAATATGAACTTTCTCAAGCCTGGAAGCGCAGAAACTCTGACACGTCCCGTCTATATATTTGAGTATTTGCCGCCAATGCAAGACCCTGAGCCGCGGGAGAGTCAGAGCGAGGCTCAAAgggaattttttcaaaaacaagaATTAGTGTCCAAGGCAGAGTTCAATGTGACAAGTTCGGCGGAAAAACTAAGCACCAATCAAGTCGATTCCTCTTCTCCCAACGCGGTGATAAACTTTTCATCGAATTTCTTAGACTCGGATGTTGGTCGTTCAGTCCGTGAAATGAGCAGCGTTGTTATGACTACAGGCGGATTTATTAGTCCAGCCATCGAAGGAAAACTGCCAGAGCCCTTTATACCGGATATAATTG AAAAATTTAAAGGTTTAGACGCACCGCCTCCGTCGTTGATAGCTGTCAGCCATTTGGAACATTCTGAAAAAGAATTGATTACATCTGAAAAAGACGCAGTAAACACACGAACAATAAATTCAGAAACTAAAAACTTCAATCACAATGCTGTATTATTGATAAGTGATAGCGCAGATGCATCGTTGTTATATTCTTCGAATAGCCTTCCGATGTCATCCGCTTTGACTGCTACAATATCAAAGAAGAACAGAAAACCGAAACCGGACCTAGCAATCGAACATGGTCAAATCGTTAAATCAAATATCTCTTTCGGAAAGTCTCAAGAAAAGTCCCAGcgaaaagctttaaaaatgtttcaaaaactTTCGAAGAGCCAAAATGACGCTTCAAATAGTCAAATTCTGAACATGAAAAAGTCTAAGAAGCGAGTCAATCATGGAAACAGCTTATCTGATCcaagtaaagtaaatatagaAAAGATGTTCAAAAAGCAGAATAGGCATAAGCAAAAGAGTGTTCAACTTGAAACTCAAACTTTGAGCGACTTTCCCATTGAAGCGGACATGAATACAGAAAATTTTATCGCAGCTGATATCCCTTGTGCGGAACCTGTAGTGTTAAAGCAGATTGAGATTGGATCCCAAAGTTCTGTTTTTCCAGTACAACCAGGAGGAATACAACAAACACAAGTATCATTGCagtcaaaaaaaaatgcatcAGAACCGGAACGAAGTAAGCtggatatatttaaaaaaatttctaagCCGCGCACTCCCCGTCAGGATGGTGGAGCAACTCAGGTACCTCCTGGAATAGGCGTACGTGTATTTGGAAGTACCATGCCTGTTTCGACGTTAATTAGTCTTCCATCTGGGACTACTATAACACCTACACCCCCAGTAGGCCAGACTCCGGAGGACGCAAATAATCCTAATTCGAAAATTAACCAATATGGTGTATTGGGCCAAAAGCTATCTTCTCCTAAAGATGACATAGAAATGTCAACTATTAATCCCATAAAGGCAAAGAAGCGGGGCCGAAAACCTGGAGGAAAAAATTTGGTAAAACAAACTCATTTTACATCACATTCCCTTATTGAATCGTCTAAAAAGGAAAAGTCAACGCGTGTAGGTGCTTTTAAGCTAGCGTCATCTGAGACGCTGGTATCACAAAATTCCTTAAGCGTATCTATGCCAACAGAGCCTCTGAACCTCAGCAGCACAGATCAGGCTTCAATCGAATATTTACCAAACTTTCACgcaaaaaaggaaagaaaaaagTACAAACTAAAATTTGACACGGGCTTACCACAAAATGTAAAGGACTTCAACAACGTATTTTCTGAAACAACATCCTCAACCGTAACTAGTTCAATTCATcttatgaaacaaaaaaacgaAGCGCCCTGTCCGGATTCATTAATGACAGCTCCCAACACTTTGTCTAATACATCATTATATCCTGGAAACCAGACAGGAATGGTTCCATTGCTTCCACTATTGCACTTTCCACCGCGACCGGGATTGATTCCTTCTGGACCTGGACTTTTTCCTGCAGTAACAGGTCTGGTCGGCtttggaaataataataacacagTCGGTATTGCACCATTCATAGCATTTCCTGGTACAGAAGGATCTGTTGCTGACACCGTTAGATGCCCACCAATTAAAGATTCTGCTG ATACTGGGAATGATCAACTCCTAAGAAGATCCGGACAGATGGACTTACAGATTGATAGAAACTATTGCAATGTTGCTCCGTTGGTGCCAGACTCAATGAAATTTTCTGAGT GTAAACCAGTATCTTGCGGTAATACTGACATGGAAAATACATTTACACCTTCCAAATTTAAGGCAAAGCCATCAGTGCAGGCTTCTGGAAATCTTGGAGATCCGATTGAGGTATCCGATGACTCAGACGAATCAATACAAAACAGacaaattgttcaaaaaaaatCTCCATTAACTTCTCCAAACCACGCTAAATCAAGCTTAGTACAATCACAGCACCAAACGTTTGCAACTCCATCACCATTATGCGAAGACAAGAACCAAATGGACTTAAGGAATGTTTTGCCGAATACAAGCCCAAGTGAATCAATTAAGAAGTTGAAGAAGTCAGTTAAACTGAACCTTCCCGATGTAAAAAACTTTATTCAGATAGCTCCTTCTCAGTCGTCATTTCCGCAATTCAACTTGCCAAATTTTATAGGAGGTGATAAGTTCAGTTTGGCCGGTGGAGCTGATCTTATTCCTTTGGCAAGAATAGATTGCGGGTCGGCATATTCATCCCATAAGGTGCCATCTAGCAGCTTAACAGGGGGAGTGGCTTCAGGCGTAATCCCTATTTTACCAAATCACATATCTGAGGACCAGCAGTTTATGCCTACATTTCCAAACTACGAGGATATTAGCATTACTCCGACCGGAGCGTTGTCACTAGATCCCAAAGTGCGCAAACACCATAAAAAGCCTAAAAAGattaaagaaggaaaaattaaaaaaaaaaaggataaaaaGGATAAATCAAAGAGAAAAGATCGAGTTGCCTTAGCGTCTAATAAAAGTGaccgaaaaataaaagggcttgacaaaaagcaaaaaaaggaaaaaaagaaggacAAGGAAAAACAG ATTTTAATCCAAATTCCGGAAGTCGACGAATTTTCTAGGGCACCTTTTATTAACAACTTAGATTATGGCTTCACTCAAAGTGTACCCGCGAGTACACCTGTATTGAAAACCAGTCCAATGTCAGTAAAACCGCCACTATCGGCCACTTGTGCGATGTCTCCAAAAATACAGCAGTCTCCAAGTCAAATACCAAAACTAACACTGAAACTAAGTGGCAAGTCCACAACGTGTCCTGAAAAAGAGAAAGACACAACGGATGCTGTCAAGGTGTCACAGCCAACTATGTTTCCAGTAGAAAATAAAGAGCGTGAGCGAGATAATTCCCCGGAACTAGCCCGGTTCTCTCCACTGGTTACCGGGCCACCGAAGAACAAACAAT CTGATACACATTTATTAGGCATATCAAGTGCAGGACCCCTTTTAAACATATGTTCCGGTAACTCTATGAAAGTAATACAGGAACCTTTCCCAATGGCTACGCGAACTTCACAGATATCCACAAGTCAAAACTCGTCCAGCTCAGCCGGTTGGATGTCGAACCCTAGTAACAGTAATGTTGCGTCGTCAACGCTTTCGGCTAGCTCAGTTTTGTTACCACAGCAATTGATGTTGACATCTAATACGACCATGAATAACTCACTCTCATCAGGAGGTCCAAAATCTTGCTCGCTTAGTTCACCAGCAAATGTTCCAGAAGAGAATTCACATATTGCAGAAACAAATCGTCCATCGTCATACGTCGACGCCGAGGGTAACCGTATATGGATTTGTCCGGCTTGTGGGAAGGTAGACGACGGTTCTGCTATGATTGGATGTGATGGCTGTGATGCGTGGTATCATTG gatTTGTGTGGGCATTACTTTTGCTCCTAAGGACAACGACGATTGGTTCTGTCGCGTCTGTGTGACAAAAAAAAGAGTTCATGTGtctgagaaaaaaaaaaggagaaataagaaaaagtaa
- the LOC108036003 gene encoding transcription initiation factor TFIID subunit 3 isoform X8, with amino-acid sequence MADKYASDLALVVIAQITQTIGYSCTLSAPLELLQDIMQKFTQEFARDLHCNMEHANRIEPSLRDAQLSMKNLNINIQELLDYIGNVEPVGFTRDVPHFPIRKAINMNFLKPGSAETLTRPVYIFEYLPPMQDPEPRESQSEAQREFFQKQELVSKAEFNVTSSAEKLSTNQVDSSSPNAVINFSSNFLDSDVGRSVREMSSVVMTTGGFISPAIEGKLPEPFIPDIIEKFKGLDAPPPSLIAVSHLEHSEKELITSEKDAVNTRTINSETKNFNHNAVLLISDSADASLLYSSNSLPMSSALTATISKKNRKPKPDLAIEHGQIVKSNISFGKSQEKSQRKALKMFQKLSKSQNDASNSQILNMKKSKKRVNHGNSLSDPSKVNIEKMFKKQNRHKQKSVQLETQTLSDFPIEADMNTENFIAADIPCAEPVVLKQIEIGSQSSVFPVQPGGIQQTQVSLQSKKNASEPERSKLDIFKKISKPRTPRQDGGATQVPPGIGVRVFGSTMPVSTLISLPSGTTITPTPPVGQTPEDANNPNSKINQYGVLGQKLSSPKDDIEMSTINPIKAKKRGRKPGGKNLVKQTHFTSHSLIESSKKEKSTRVGAFKLASSETLVSQNSLSVSMPTEPLNLSSTDQASIEYLPNFHAKKERKKYKLKFDTGLPQNVKDFNNVFSETTSSTVTSSIHLMKQKNEAPCPDSLMTAPNTLSNTSLYPGNQTGMVPLLPLLHFPPRPGLIPSGPGLFPAVTGLVGFGNNNNTVGIAPFIAFPGTEGSVADTVRCPPIKDSADTGNDQLLRRSGQMDLQIDRNYCNVAPLVPDSMKFSECKPVSCGNTDMENTFTPSKFKAKPSVQASGNLGDPIEVSDDSDESIQNRQIVQKKSPLTSPNHAKSSLVQSQHQTFATPSPLCEDKNQMDLRNVLPNTSPSESIKKLKKSVKLNLPDVKNFIQIAPSQSSFPQFNLPNFIGGDKFSLAGGADLIPLARIDCGSAYSSHKVPSSSLTGGVASGVIPILPNHISEDQQFMPTFPNYEDISITPTGALSLDPKVRKHHKKPKKIKEGKIKKKKDKKDKSKRKDRVALASNKSDRKIKGLDKKQKKEKKKDKEKQILIQIPEVDEFSRAPFINNLDYGFTQSVPASTPVLKTSPMSVKPPLSATCAMSPKIQQSPSQIPKLTLKLSGKSTTCPEKEKDTTDAVKVSQPTMFPVENKERERDNSPELARFSPLVTGPPKNKQSDTHLLGISSAGPLLNICSGNSMKVIQEPFPMATRTSQISTSQNSSSSAGWMSNPSNSNVASSTLSASSVLLPQQLMLTSNTTMNNSLSSGGPKSCSLSSPANVPEENSHIAETNRPSSYVDAEGNRIWICPACGKVDDGSAMIGCDGCDAWYHWICVGITFAPKDNDDWFCRVCVTKKRVHVSEKKKRRNKKK; translated from the exons ATGGCAGACAAATATGCTTCAGACTTGGCTCTTGTTGTTATTGCGCAGATAACACAAACTATAGGTTACAGCTGCACACTGAGTGCCCCATTAGAGTTGTTGCAAGACATAATGCAGAAGTTTACGCAGGAGTTTGCCCGAGATCTGCACTGTAATATGGAACATG caaATCGGATCGAGCCCAGTCTTAGAGATGCACAGCTCAGTATGAAAAATCTTAACATTAATATTCAAGAACTGTTGGATTACATTGGGAATGTGGAGCCTGTCGGTTTCACCAGGGATGTGCCCCATTTTCCCATCAGAAAAGCTATAAATATGAACTTTCTCAAGCCTGGAAGCGCAGAAACTCTGACACGTCCCGTCTATATATTTGAGTATTTGCCGCCAATGCAAGACCCTGAGCCGCGGGAGAGTCAGAGCGAGGCTCAAAgggaattttttcaaaaacaagaATTAGTGTCCAAGGCAGAGTTCAATGTGACAAGTTCGGCGGAAAAACTAAGCACCAATCAAGTCGATTCCTCTTCTCCCAACGCGGTGATAAACTTTTCATCGAATTTCTTAGACTCGGATGTTGGTCGTTCAGTCCGTGAAATGAGCAGCGTTGTTATGACTACAGGCGGATTTATTAGTCCAGCCATCGAAGGAAAACTGCCAGAGCCCTTTATACCGGATATAATTG AAAAATTTAAAGGTTTAGACGCACCGCCTCCGTCGTTGATAGCTGTCAGCCATTTGGAACATTCTGAAAAAGAATTGATTACATCTGAAAAAGACGCAGTAAACACACGAACAATAAATTCAGAAACTAAAAACTTCAATCACAATGCTGTATTATTGATAAGTGATAGCGCAGATGCATCGTTGTTATATTCTTCGAATAGCCTTCCGATGTCATCCGCTTTGACTGCTACAATATCAAAGAAGAACAGAAAACCGAAACCGGACCTAGCAATCGAACATGGTCAAATCGTTAAATCAAATATCTCTTTCGGAAAGTCTCAAGAAAAGTCCCAGcgaaaagctttaaaaatgtttcaaaaactTTCGAAGAGCCAAAATGACGCTTCAAATAGTCAAATTCTGAACATGAAAAAGTCTAAGAAGCGAGTCAATCATGGAAACAGCTTATCTGATCcaagtaaagtaaatatagaAAAGATGTTCAAAAAGCAGAATAGGCATAAGCAAAAGAGTGTTCAACTTGAAACTCAAACTTTGAGCGACTTTCCCATTGAAGCGGACATGAATACAGAAAATTTTATCGCAGCTGATATCCCTTGTGCGGAACCTGTAGTGTTAAAGCAGATTGAGATTGGATCCCAAAGTTCTGTTTTTCCAGTACAACCAGGAGGAATACAACAAACACAAGTATCATTGCagtcaaaaaaaaatgcatcAGAACCGGAACGAAGTAAGCtggatatatttaaaaaaatttctaagCCGCGCACTCCCCGTCAGGATGGTGGAGCAACTCAGGTACCTCCTGGAATAGGCGTACGTGTATTTGGAAGTACCATGCCTGTTTCGACGTTAATTAGTCTTCCATCTGGGACTACTATAACACCTACACCCCCAGTAGGCCAGACTCCGGAGGACGCAAATAATCCTAATTCGAAAATTAACCAATATGGTGTATTGGGCCAAAAGCTATCTTCTCCTAAAGATGACATAGAAATGTCAACTATTAATCCCATAAAGGCAAAGAAGCGGGGCCGAAAACCTGGAGGAAAAAATTTGGTAAAACAAACTCATTTTACATCACATTCCCTTATTGAATCGTCTAAAAAGGAAAAGTCAACGCGTGTAGGTGCTTTTAAGCTAGCGTCATCTGAGACGCTGGTATCACAAAATTCCTTAAGCGTATCTATGCCAACAGAGCCTCTGAACCTCAGCAGCACAGATCAGGCTTCAATCGAATATTTACCAAACTTTCACgcaaaaaaggaaagaaaaaagTACAAACTAAAATTTGACACGGGCTTACCACAAAATGTAAAGGACTTCAACAACGTATTTTCTGAAACAACATCCTCAACCGTAACTAGTTCAATTCATcttatgaaacaaaaaaacgaAGCGCCCTGTCCGGATTCATTAATGACAGCTCCCAACACTTTGTCTAATACATCATTATATCCTGGAAACCAGACAGGAATGGTTCCATTGCTTCCACTATTGCACTTTCCACCGCGACCGGGATTGATTCCTTCTGGACCTGGACTTTTTCCTGCAGTAACAGGTCTGGTCGGCtttggaaataataataacacagTCGGTATTGCACCATTCATAGCATTTCCTGGTACAGAAGGATCTGTTGCTGACACCGTTAGATGCCCACCAATTAAAGATTCTGCTG ATACTGGGAATGATCAACTCCTAAGAAGATCCGGACAGATGGACTTACAGATTGATAGAAACTATTGCAATGTTGCTCCGTTGGTGCCAGACTCAATGAAATTTTCTGAGT GTAAACCAGTATCTTGCGGTAATACTGACATGGAAAATACATTTACACCTTCCAAATTTAAGGCAAAGCCATCAGTGCAGGCTTCTGGAAATCTTGGAGATCCGATTGAGGTATCCGATGACTCAGACGAATCAATACAAAACAGacaaattgttcaaaaaaaatCTCCATTAACTTCTCCAAACCACGCTAAATCAAGCTTAGTACAATCACAGCACCAAACGTTTGCAACTCCATCACCATTATGCGAAGACAAGAACCAAATGGACTTAAGGAATGTTTTGCCGAATACAAGCCCAAGTGAATCAATTAAGAAGTTGAAGAAGTCAGTTAAACTGAACCTTCCCGATGTAAAAAACTTTATTCAGATAGCTCCTTCTCAGTCGTCATTTCCGCAATTCAACTTGCCAAATTTTATAGGAGGTGATAAGTTCAGTTTGGCCGGTGGAGCTGATCTTATTCCTTTGGCAAGAATAGATTGCGGGTCGGCATATTCATCCCATAAGGTGCCATCTAGCAGCTTAACAGGGGGAGTGGCTTCAGGCGTAATCCCTATTTTACCAAATCACATATCTGAGGACCAGCAGTTTATGCCTACATTTCCAAACTACGAGGATATTAGCATTACTCCGACCGGAGCGTTGTCACTAGATCCCAAAGTGCGCAAACACCATAAAAAGCCTAAAAAGattaaagaaggaaaaattaaaaaaaaaaaggataaaaaGGATAAATCAAAGAGAAAAGATCGAGTTGCCTTAGCGTCTAATAAAAGTGaccgaaaaataaaagggcttgacaaaaagcaaaaaaaggaaaaaaagaaggacAAGGAAAAACAG ATTTTAATCCAAATTCCGGAAGTCGACGAATTTTCTAGGGCACCTTTTATTAACAACTTAGATTATGGCTTCACTCAAAGTGTACCCGCGAGTACACCTGTATTGAAAACCAGTCCAATGTCAGTAAAACCGCCACTATCGGCCACTTGTGCGATGTCTCCAAAAATACAGCAGTCTCCAAGTCAAATACCAAAACTAACACTGAAACTAAGTGGCAAGTCCACAACGTGTCCTGAAAAAGAGAAAGACACAACGGATGCTGTCAAGGTGTCACAGCCAACTATGTTTCCAGTAGAAAATAAAGAGCGTGAGCGAGATAATTCCCCGGAACTAGCCCGGTTCTCTCCACTGGTTACCGGGCCACCGAAGAACAAACAAT CTGATACACATTTATTAGGCATATCAAGTGCAGGACCCCTTTTAAACATATGTTCCGGTAACTCTATGAAAGTAATACAGGAACCTTTCCCAATGGCTACGCGAACTTCACAGATATCCACAAGTCAAAACTCGTCCAGCTCAGCCGGTTGGATGTCGAACCCTAGTAACAGTAATGTTGCGTCGTCAACGCTTTCGGCTAGCTCAGTTTTGTTACCACAGCAATTGATGTTGACATCTAATACGACCATGAATAACTCACTCTCATCAGGAGGTCCAAAATCTTGCTCGCTTAGTTCACCAGCAAATGTTCCAGAAGAGAATTCACATATTGCAGAAACAAATCGTCCATCGTCATACGTCGACGCCGAGGGTAACCGTATATGGATTTGTCCGGCTTGTGGGAAGGTAGACGACGGTTCTGCTATGATTGGATGTGATGGCTGTGATGCGTGGTATCATTG gatTTGTGTGGGCATTACTTTTGCTCCTAAGGACAACGACGATTGGTTCTGTCGCGTCTGTGTGACAAAAAAAAGAGTTCATGTGtctgagaaaaaaaaaaggagaaataagaaaaa